AGAACGGTACCAACTACTTCTGGTTCGAGGCATTTGACGAGCCTTGGAAGGAACGGTACAACACCAAGGGCAAGGCATGGGAAGACAAATGGGGTCTGTTGACAGCGGACcgcgagctcaagaagggagTCAAGATTCCCGACTGCGACGGCAAGACGATCCAAGACTATAGCATGTTTTCCTCATAAACGACTCGATGCATTCATGACATTGCTCAGCAGCGATTGATGTCTGAGTTTATGTCAGCTCTGCGGATGCGAGGGCATGCATTGGATATAtaaccatcatcacctcaaCACTCAGCATTAATGTTTTATCACGGACCGGAGTTACGGAGTATCAGGGAAAACAGGTAAAATGTTATGCCCTTTATGTGTTTTTTGTGTTTCGGATACGCCTGGCATGATTGTTTTGTAGACGATGGAAATGGAAGGCTAGCTTATTGTAACGATTCGCATTGCGAGAGTATATAGTTGACGGAGGAAAGCAGGACAAACAATACAAGTATTGGCTCAATGACTGATGTGCCATTCGATGCATTGATCTGTGATGTGAAGTATCGATGTTTGTTGCAATGGATTGACCGTTATTGATCATTGAAGTACCTAATTGATGGGTATCTTGCCCGTAGGCGCTGCATATTCGTTTCGTCGTCAGTCGTTACAAGCTAAATGGCCAAGCAAGATGTATATAACGTGCTTCGATGCGCCAGTCCCAAGCACTCATCCCACGCGATCTCCCAAGTCCTTATTCCCAGCAACCATGGCATAAACCAGCCTCACGAAAACTCCTCATCTCCGTCTCCCAGCGCAAACCCGACTCCATGATCTCCATCGCAACCCTCAGTTTTCAGGGTGGTAAgttccatcaccatcctcatccattcCCTGCGTCTGACTTCTAGGTGTGAGAGGTCGTTGGTGCGGATAGGCGACTGCGGGCAGGCCCTCGATCCCCTCGACGGGGTAGTGGAACATTCCTGGAGGGACGGAGGCCGACTTTCTCATGTCGACGTTCATCATGTCGATTGTTCCAGCCTTGCACATGTCGCGCTCACGAGTGACCCTATCGAGCCTGTGTTCGAGAGTGGCGATGCGTCTGGCGTACTCCCGGAGGGTGTTGATGACTTTGTTCATGTCATCTCGGAGTTCCTCGGCGCTGTCTGGGAGGGGGAAGTCAAGGTCTGGAGGGGAGAGGCGAACTCGGGGCTGGGGCATGGCAGGGAGTGGTGCCTGGGCGACATTGTATGCAGATGGGTTGCCATTGAAGGGACCAGGGTTCGCAGGATACATGTTCTGGGATGCATTGAACGCAGGGCCATTGTTCACGTATGGCATCGGATTGGCCGCAGGGGCCGGAGCAGCCAAACGAGCAGTTGCGAGAAGACGGCCGGTGACTTCgcgctgaagatgaagggtCACCATGGCGTCGATGTCAGTTCCGCAGTGGCCCTTGCCGAGTTTCTG
The window above is part of the Fusarium musae strain F31 chromosome 6, whole genome shotgun sequence genome. Proteins encoded here:
- a CDS encoding hypothetical protein (EggNog:ENOG41), which encodes MESKLDKAAREAEYQALWQVCDRATRKPEYIYADERLKRSVLEDACEILMRKRQKLGKGHCGTDIDAMVTLHLQREVTGRLLATARLAAPAPAANPMPYVNNGPAFNASQNMYPANPGPFNGNPSAYNVAQAPLPAMPQPRVRLSPPDLDFPLPDSAEELRDDMNKVINTLREYARRIATLEHRLDRVTRERDMCKAGTIDMMNVDMRKSASVPPGMFHYPVEGIEGLPAVAYPHQRPLTPRSQTQGMDEDGDGTYHPEN